A stretch of Bombina bombina isolate aBomBom1 chromosome 2, aBomBom1.pri, whole genome shotgun sequence DNA encodes these proteins:
- the STBD1 gene encoding starch-binding domain-containing protein 1 — MVQPARAKQPPAVAKPAAASDNVNSMWVALLLGIISAIVAWIWFGGSREDKRSDTQDQQDEPVIQKEQETCASNNEHPQEKVSADAAKKEKRRRGKQRSTEEKPQTPAEKPVDKPQTPAEKPQTPAEKPKPQTQAEKPLDKPQTPAEKPKPQTTAEKPKPQTTAEQQHALAKKSLEKPKAPAELPHAPAELSPGKPQADKSDIPGEEPNVLAAEPVDTLQTAVQKPVDKTGNTLVKSEAPREKSDKLHGLVDKTVEKPHHPIEKIVDKPHTQVEQPHSPIGKPVDEPYAPVVEEPPASVYEPYASAKKPDVISAAPGENLNSNGETHPAPLHKPVNVFNASLEKPETPIHAPDERLEEEPIAWLQPPLGTAQTLEKLKPTKECIFRNVHVSEVKDETPLSQQGGQNDIGQEEECALLANSHHKYPEVDSVFENVSAPMAKELYGDKESRELSVTYNVLTNDHKVTIGPAAAAPGVSHAHVENARSDDNVLIEMYKTTDVPEDEKHDTLTVASENVSDLHKSTLSNEMIAAVSPVSDIKTTEIDPAKIKRIAAVHPMPQKVKVDFKVHYYTQSDSQVIAVIGDHEQLGGWEVYVPLTYEKDGFWSHSVALPADTSVEWKFVMVENGKIKRWEECSNRNLQTEHDDIEANLNWGYN; from the exons ATGGTGCAACCAGCTAGGGCTAAGCAGCCTCCAGCAGTAGCAAAGCCAGCGGCTGCCTCTGATAACGTTAACAGCATGTGGGTTGCTCTATTGCTGGGGATCATCAGTGCTATAGTTGCCTGGATATGGTTTGGGGGATCCAGAGAGGATAAAAGATCTGATACCCAGGATCAGCAGGATGAACCAGTAATCCAAAAGGAGCAGGAAACTTGTGCTAGTAATAATGAACACCCGCAAGAAAAAGTAAGCGCAGATGCAGCTAAAAAGGAAAAGAGGAGAAGAGGAAAGCAGCGTTCCACAGAAGAGAAGCCACAAACCCCAGCTGAGAAGCCGGTGGATAAACCACAGACCCCAGCTGAGAAGCCACAAACCCCAGCTGAGAAGCCTAAGCCACAGACCCAAGCTGAGAAACCGTTAGATAAACCACAGACCCCAGCTGAGAAGCCTAAGCCACAAACCACAGCTGAGAAGCCTAAGCCACAGACCACAGCTGAGCAGCAACACGCCCTAGCTAAGAAATCACTGGAGAAGCCAAAAGCCCCAGCTGAGCTGCCACACGCCCCAGCTGAGCTATCTCCAGGGAAACCTCAAGCTGATAAGTCAGACATTCCAGGTGAGGAACCTAACGTTCTAGCTGCGGAGCCAGTGGATACACTACAGACAGCCGTGCAGAAACCAGTGGATAAAACAGGCAACACTTTAGTGAAGTCAGAAGCTCCTCGGGAGAAATCTGATAAATTACATGGACTAGTGGATAAGACCGTAGAAAAGCCACATCACCCGATTGAGAAGATCGTGGACAAGCCACATACGCAGGTGGAGCAGCCGCACTCACCGATTGGGAAGCCAGTAGACGAACCGTACGCGCCTGTGGTGGAGGAGCCACCTGCCTCTGTTTATGAGCCTTACGCCTCAGCAAAGAAACCTGATGTTATTTCTGCTGCCCCAGGGGAGAATCTTAATTCAAATGGGGAGACGCATCCTGCCCCACTGCATAAACCTGTAAATGTTTTTAATGCATCGTTAGAGAAGCCAGAAACCCCGATTCATGCCCCAGATGAGAGGCTAGAAGAGGAACCTATTGCCTGGTTACAGCCCCCATTAGGGACTGCTCAAACTCTAGAGAAGCTGAAACCAACTAAAG AATGCATTTTTAGAAATGTCCATGTATCTGAAGTAAAGGATGAAACGCCACTCTCACAACAAGGTGGGCAAAACGACATTGGTCAAGAGGAAGAATGTGCTCTACTTGCAAACAGTCATCACAAGTATCCTGAGGTAGATTCAGTATTTGAAAATGTCTCTGCTCCTATGGCAAAAGAACTGTACGGTGATAAAGAGTCGCGTGAACTTTCAGTTACTTATAATGTGCTGACTAATGACCACAAAGTTACTATAGGACCTGCAGCAGCTGCTCCAGGTGTTTCACATGCTCATGTTGAGAATGCACGAAGTGATGACAATGTATTGATTGAAATGTATAAAACCACTGATGTTCCAGAAGATGAGAAACATGATACTCTGACTGTTGCATCTGAGAATGTTTCTGATCTGCACAAGTCCACCTTAAGTAATGAGATGATTGCTGCTGTTTCTCCAGTATCTGACATTAAGACAACCGAAATTGATCCTGCAAAAATAAAGAGAATAGCTGCTGTGCATCCCATGCCTCAAAAGGTCAAGGTGGACTTCAAAGTTCACTACTACACGCAGTCAGATTCCCAAGTAATTGCTGTCATAGGTGATCACGAGCAGCTTGGTGGGTGGGAGGTCTACGTTCCACTGACCTATGAAAAAGATGGCTTCTGGTCGCATTCTGTAGCGCTTCCTGCAGACACCAGTGTCGAATGGAAGTTTGTTATGGTGGAAAATGGGAAGATCAAACGCTGGGAAGAATGCAGCAATAGAAATTTACAAACTGAGCATGATGATATTGAAGCTAATCTAAATTGGGGTTATAACTGA